The window GTGCTTTAATGAGGTGTTCTTTCGAGGAAACTGTGGAGATTTTATTCGAAGCTGGTGCATCTGCTGAATTAGATGACTGTAATGGTGTATCAGAGAATGTCATCTTGGGTCAAATGGCTCCAATTGGCACTGGTGCCTTTGATGTGAtgattgatgatgaatcGTTGATCAAATATATGCCTGAGCAGAAGTTGACTACAGCTATCGATGGCAAGGATGGTGGTTCCACTCCGTATAATAGTGATTCTGGGTTGGTTAATACTCAAGTCGATATAAAGGATGAATTAATGTTTTCTCCATTGGTCGAGGCTGGAGGTTCTGATGCCATGTCCGGTGGGTTTACCGCTTATGGTGGCGCGGAGTATGGCAATACAACATCTCCTTTCGGTGGATATGGAAATGGCCCGACATCTCCTGGATTCGGAGATGCTTCATCCCCAGGGTTTTCACTTACTTCACCAGCTTATTCCCCTACTTCTCCAAGTTATTCTCCTACCTCTCCAAGTTATTCGCCTACGTCACCTTCATATTCACCTACATCTCCAAGTTACTCACCTACATCTCCAAGTTATTCGCCTACGTCACCTTCATATTCACCTACATCTCCAAGTTACTCACCTACATCTCCAAGTTATTCGCCTACGTCACCTTCATATTCACCTACATCTCCAAGCTACTCTCCTACATCTCCAAGCTACTCACCTACGTCCCCAAGCTACTCACCTACGTCCCCAAGCTACTCTCCAACCTCTCCAAGTTACTCTCCAACCTCTCCAAGTTACTCTCCAACCTCTCCATCCTACTCGCCCACTTCACCTTCGTACTCACCTACTTCCCCATCATACTCACCTACTTCCCCATCATACTCACCTACTTCCCCATCATATTCACCTACTTCTCCATCATATTCACCTACTTCCCCATCATATTCACCTACTTCTCCATCTTATACTGGGGCATCTCCGCAATATAGCCCACGTTCTCCATCTTATTCGCCAAGCTCTTCTAATAATGAACCAAAGAAGGATGAGAGTGGATATAAATGATGAGTTGTCAGGACAAAGGAGTCTAGACCACGGAAATTTCttgcagaaacaaaaaaaactaataaaaatgaGATAGATTTCTCGCTTATGAACTTCTGTATGTTATAGCATTTCTCTAACCAACTAACGtaaatatgtatttttaatgttttGTGTTTTATCTACAGTTAACAGACTATGGTCGCTGCCAACCTGTCCCAATGACTTTTATCTAAGTCAGCTTCTTGGAAATCAATCCCTTAAATATATCGAAAGAATTTCCATCTGGTTGTAAGGTATATTCTAAACCTGTAAATTCATTATCGCTCCCTTGTTTTAATTCCCTAGCAATAAGCAATCCATAGTCAGAAGTAATTCCCGTAATCATTGCTCTAGTATTGTTGTAATCTTGTAAGTGAACAATTTGACCAGAATGTAACCATAGTCGATAATATCTTGGCAATGCTAATTTGGGACCATAGTTTATAAAGTCCGAAATTAAACTACCCAATTTCGTCATGTATAAAGCCAATAACCTTTCAATTTCAATCTTCGGCAACGGATCCAAGTCAACCAAAGCGCGTTCCTTATTCAAAATGTTCACCCAAGTCATCACTGAAGTTGTTGGAGCTTCATTAAATAAGTTAATACCACAACCTATCAGCAAAGagtatttgttgtttaTGAAGTTGGAATTTACAAGCATGCCCGATATTTTTACGTACACACGTTCAACTTCAGAAAGAGGTATAATATTCGACTTTATGCCCTTACCAACCAATTTGATATCATTTCTGCGGTAATATTCTGGGTCTAATGCGTACATATCATTGGGCCACTTAATTCTTATAGGAATATCCTCAAAACCGGGAGCATATGATAAGATAGCTTCGCAATACGCGAGCATGGACAGGTATTGCACAAAAGCAATTGAAATTTTATCGCCAGTCCTAGGAGATACAACTGGTAAGTTAATGCAAACAGTTGAGGCAGAAACACCTCTTGGATTAACCCAAACATTATTTCCACGCCCTCTTCCAGCAACCTGCAAGGTACTAACAAATAAAACGGAGTTCTCCGGCATCTTATGAAGTAATGTTTTGTTCGAGTCTAATAATGTGCTCGTGGAAGTTACAACTTCTCCATAAAGAAGTATGGAGCCTAGTGATGTATCAGCATTCAGATTGTCGAAATACTTTTTTATGTCGAAGTTAGGTGTTAATGCAGGTGATGGCAACATGTCATGATCTGTACCAATAAGAAGTGGCTTAATGACAATATTTAGGTCCTTGTCTCTTAAATCATCTCGAGTAGATTCATAAGCCGAGAACCCCTGGTACAGATGAAAGGTGTCGGCATTGcttttgaattcaaatCTATTACCTTCTTTTGTAGACTCACCCTTAAGGGACTCAGCAAATTGATGAAGTAGTTGCCCATTATGCACCGAGCAGGCGACAAGTGGCGTTAAACTTGGAATTTGAGAAGATAACCTACTAGTATTAAAACGTAAACCAGCCTTAATCAGAATTTCTCTTAAGAAAGCCAACCTAGCTTTTTCATGCTCCTTCAAAGTATCAATAATTTTACGTTTATCATCTTTCCTCTGGGATGTCATTAATAGCCCAGGATTGAACTCAAAATGAGCCCCTGACAATAGTGCCTTACCCTTTCCAACCTTACATAGTATGACTGATGCTGCACTAGGGATTTGCGCAGAATCGATGTCGTCAGAACATGGAACATCCAAGTCTTCTTGATATTCGGCCAATATTTCAACATTTGCATACTTATGTGCATCAACAAAGACTGGCCCACCATTAAAATACACAGCAAACTCTTCTCCATCAGCATTAGAAGGCTTCAAAATTGGGGCCCGAGCACCTGCTTCAGAATTATATTCAAATCCCCTGAATGCAGGTCCCCTAGCAATACCTGGAAAGAACTGCAGATCTCTATTCCCAACAACCCCCAAAGGTCCATCCACATCAAATTCCACACGACCACTACCAAAATAACTACCAGCACAGAtaccaatatatattccgCCTTGCTTAGACACAAACTTCTTGATTAATGCAGTAGCAGATTTGCAAGCCTTAACATATGGTATGTCTGCACCACCAGGAAAAACCAGAGCTGACGTTTTTGAATACCATGCCTCGTTGCTAAGAGACCTTGGGGATATCGTAGAAACCGCATAATATGGTTCTAAGAAATGCCGTAGGATGGTAACTGTTTGACTAACCGACTCTGAACTAGTACCAGGACCATTATAGATATACACATTCATTTTTACAGTTGCTGGTCAAAAATCAGTAAAGTTAACGAAAATTCTATTCAGGAGGAGCTAGCAATCCAATAAATCAGTACTAGTATCTGATATTTATACCTAACTGAAACTATAGCAAACGTAACGTGTCAGACTACACCTTCATTATAGTCTAAATACTAGGACATGAACTGACTGATTACTAcgattttgaaaaagaaaaattccGTTGGGTATAATACTAAAGCTCATCTCTAAATCACCGCATCAGTTGGTAACTCAATACATTTGCTGAATATTCAAATTTCCTACGACAGTGTATTAAATCTATCAGCATATATTGGAAGAGAATATTAGTAACAGTGTATGTTCGATCTTCTCACTATCTATTAAGAATGTAGTTTATGGCTAAGTGTGTGCTAAATTTCAACATGCTTTTTTTCATCTTATTGTATATGAACCTGCTTAGAGCTTTCACAAAGCTAGTTAGGAAGTGCAAGGCTGTTGTTAATCGAAATGTGGAAGCACCTACTGCTTCCTAGGCAGTTTAACTTGCCCATAATACCTAGAAGTTTCAATCGATGTGCTCCATTTAGAAACATAGTTGTACGAGCATATTCAACTGGTTCCGAAGGTCATTACAAAAACTCTATTCCTAAGAAGTACCCTCAATCGTCTTCGCTATGGACAGTTCCAAACTTTCTGACGATGACTAGGATTTCAACTGCACCGTTTATTGGTCACTTCATTTTATCGCAGAATTTAACACCGGCATTTTGTTTGTTCACTTACTCATGCATCACCGATTTCTTGGACGGTTACCTGGCGAGGAAATACAAGGCCAAATCAATTGTTGGTACAATATTGGACCCAATGGCGGATAAGATATTGGTGATTATCACGGTCTTTTCCTTGTCATTTCCTCCTGGTCCTCAATTAATTCCATTGCCAATTGCTGGCCTTATTTTAGGTAGGGATGTTTTATTGGGTGTGAGTGCCCTTTTCTATAGATATTCCACCATGAAGCATGCATATAATAGGGTTACATGGAACAGTTACttggatattttcaaatatccAAGTGCAGAAGTTAAGCCGACAGTAATTTCCAAGTGGAATACATTTCTCCAGATGATATATCTAGGGTGGGggttgctgttgatgatgttgaattCTCAAGACGAAGACGGCACTTCAGAAAAGACGCATAACTGGCCATGGGTCCACGAAGGATTTACTTATTTTGGTTATCTTGTCGGTGTGACCACCCTCTGGAGTGGTTGCTCTTATATATTCAGTAAGAATGCCGTTAAATATCTTAGAAAGACAAAATAGTAATGGAATTTGTGTGCTGCCGAAGCTATTAATGTTTTATGAAAGGCGTTAGTTCACTCCTTATATTGGTATTTAAAACTATGTTATATGTACAATTAGATGTGGACAGCCAAAAAACGCGTCCACTAGCGACTGAAGGTAATATCGTCGATACGAAGTACTGATTTAACACATTCAGATGCCAAAGTGATGGCGCTGGTGCTGACCAAAACTGGCTGTAAGATATGTTCGTCATATGTATTAGTAGTACCAGAACGTCTCACTGAAATACCAGCGTTTGCTTCACCTTTTTCATGTCTAGAACGAAGTTCAGTAATCACCTTAATACTATTCAAGCCTGCGTTTTCGGCAAGGGTAATTGGAATGACTTCTAATGCTTCTGCAAATTCCTGCCAGACAAAGGCCTCAACACCTTCCAAGGCACGCGCTTCCTTCATTAAAGTACGGGACACCTCAATTTCAGGAGCACCTCCGCCAGCAATCAGCGCTCTTTCTTTAACCAAACAACGTATAACGCATAGTGCATCATGTAGCGAACGTTCAGTCTCGTCAAGAACAACATTGTTAGCACCGCGAACAATACAGGAAACAGTAGGTTTGGTATTAGGGCTCTTGACACCAGTTATCTTAACTATCTTGGTACCGTCACTGTCAATTTCCTCCAATAAATCTGCAGAACCCAAACGATCTTCCGTAAACAAATCAATATCAGAGATAGGCCTGCAACCTAAACTTTTTGACAAGAACTCTACCTCGTCTCTCTCAATATCCTTAATTACAAGAATGTTCAGTTTCGATAAGAAATGTAGCGCTAGGTCGTTCACAGCATCTCGCAAAATAGACTTTTGAATCAATAGAACATTACATTTTGCCTTCTTGATCTTCTTACAGATGTTTAACAAGTATGCACGCTCCTCCTTCAAGATCTTGTCCATTTGTCTGTAATCATTAACCACAATGTTATTCTCTGTATCTGGTTTTGGAGGAGAGATCTGAAACTGGATCAAAGCAATCCTAGCCTTATCCATCCGAATTGGACCGCCTGCATTTTTTACAACTGACTGGGTTAGTACAACACCATCAACCAGCTCTGTCTCATCGATGGTACCGCCAACTTTCTTAATCAAACGTATGTCGTTTAATTCAACATTCGTGGAGTCCTCAGTAGTAATCTTCAAAACACAATTAACAGCTAGCGGAGCCAAGATCGAAGAATATTGACTAACAATCTTAGAGCTTAATGAAGTGGCAGCAGCACGCACTAAAGCATCCCGATCTTGAAGAGAAATTTTATGAGACATATTTAGTAAAATCTCAACAGATCTCTTTGCAGCACGCTGGAACGATTCTGCAATTATAGTAGGATGAATGCCCTTGTTCAACAATTTATCAGCAGCTCCAAGCAACGCACCCGTCAATATCACAACAGAAGTAGTACCATCACCCGCCTCAGCATCTTGAGCGCCTGAAACTTCAACCAACATTTTCGCAACAGGATGCAAGATCGCCATTTGCTGCAATATAGTATGACCATCATTAGATATAATAATCTCTGCACGAGAAGTCTTGATCATCTTGTCCATTCCTTTTGGACCCAGAGAAGTACGGATTGCATCTGCAACAGCACGCGCAGCAATGATATTTGCCTTGCGAACCTCTTGAGGCTTTTCCCTATTATTGAATGTAGCGTTACTAGCGGTAACCTTCGATGGCATATTCAGAACAATACAGGAACCACCAATGCTTCAATCTATAGAAGCTTTGATCACCTTCCTAGAGCTTAAACTGGTAATACTTTAACATAATTTCACTTTGTCTTTTTGCCActgaaaaaatatatatcgTAGATGGTGATAGTTGAAAGGCATCGATTGAAATATCGAGATCATCGCTTTAAACATGTCCAGTGCAAAGACGTTATCGTAGTCCCTTTCGAGTTTGCagatatcatcatcaatgaaTGACGAGTGTAATTTACCTGTAGATATTCCTGTTACAAAAAAGCAGATCGAAAACTGTATCTTTTCTCATTGGTATGGTAAATTTAAAGGTCATACTCCAAGAGCAGAGATAATAAAGCCCCTTCCTATATCTTTTATTAAGTACCTGGAGCAGGATGGTATTAAACTACCGATGGATAAGATGGAAAATTCATACTATAATCAGGATTTGGAACTGACGGTGGATAATGACTATAGCGACTGGGAGGATGCCAAGGATGAGCGGGATGATGACAAGCACTCCACAGATGGAAATGAATCAACGATAGACCCGCTCAGTGCTTTCCCAGAGTTGCACGAGCAGCTCAAGAAGGTGATAGGAAAGTTTAAATCAGTGATGCCAAAGTTGAACTGGTCGGCTCCAAAGGATGCCACGTGGATATTACCAAACAACAGCATGAGATGTAGCGAGGTCAACGACGTATATTTGCTGCTGAATGCCTCCAACTATATTATGTATGATCTGCATCATGCGTTTGAAGAGTGTATTGCAGAGGAGGGGGGAA is drawn from Eremothecium cymbalariae DBVPG#7215 chromosome 8, complete sequence and contains these coding sequences:
- the BPL1 gene encoding biotin--[acetyl-CoA-carboxylase] ligase BPL1 (similar to Ashbya gossypii ADR085W), whose amino-acid sequence is MNVYIYNGPGTSSESVSQTVTILRHFLEPYYAVSTISPRSLSNEAWYSKTSALVFPGGADIPYVKACKSATALIKKFVSKQGGIYIGICAGSYFGSGRVEFDVDGPLGVVGNRDLQFFPGIARGPAFRGFEYNSEAGARAPILKPSNADGEEFAVYFNGGPVFVDAHKYANVEILAEYQEDLDVPCSDDIDSAQIPSAASVILCKVGKGKALLSGAHFEFNPGLLMTSQRKDDKRKIIDTLKEHEKARLAFLREILIKAGLRFNTSRLSSQIPSLTPLVACSVHNGQLLHQFAESLKGESTKEGNRFEFKSNADTFHLYQGFSAYESTRDDLRDKDLNIVIKPLLIGTDHDMLPSPALTPNFDIKKYFDNLNADTSLGSILLYGEVVTSTSTLLDSNKTLLHKMPENSVLFVSTLQVAGRGRGNNVWVNPRGVSASTVCINLPVVSPRTGDKISIAFVQYLSMLAYCEAILSYAPGFEDIPIRIKWPNDMYALDPEYYRRNDIKLVGKGIKSNIIPLSEVERVYVKISGMLVNSNFINNKYSLLIGCGINLFNEAPTTSVMTWVNILNKERALVDLDPLPKIEIERLLALYMTKLGSLISDFINYGPKLALPRYYRLWLHSGQIVHLQDYNNTRAMITGITSDYGLLIARELKQGSDNEFTGLEYTLQPDGNSFDIFKGLISKKLT
- the CRD1 gene encoding cardiolipin synthase (similar to Ashbya gossypii ADR084C) encodes the protein MWKHLLLPRQFNLPIIPRSFNRCAPFRNIVVRAYSTGSEGHYKNSIPKKYPQSSSLWTVPNFLTMTRISTAPFIGHFILSQNLTPAFCLFTYSCITDFLDGYLARKYKAKSIVGTILDPMADKILVIITVFSLSFPPGPQLIPLPIAGLILGRDVLLGVSALFYRYSTMKHAYNRVTWNSYLDIFKYPSAEVKPTVISKWNTFLQMIYLGWGLLLMMLNSQDEDGTSEKTHNWPWVHEGFTYFGYLVGVTTLWSGCSYIFSKNAVKYLRKTK
- the CCT4 gene encoding chaperonin-containing T-complex subunit CCT4 (similar to Ashbya gossypii ADR083W); its protein translation is MPSKVTASNATFNNREKPQEVRKANIIAARAVADAIRTSLGPKGMDKMIKTSRAEIIISNDGHTILQQMAILHPVAKMLVEVSGAQDAEAGDGTTSVVILTGALLGAADKLLNKGIHPTIIAESFQRAAKRSVEILLNMSHKISLQDRDALVRAAATSLSSKIVSQYSSILAPLAVNCVLKITTEDSTNVELNDIRLIKKVGGTIDETELVDGVVLTQSVVKNAGGPIRMDKARIALIQFQISPPKPDTENNIVVNDYRQMDKILKEERAYLLNICKKIKKAKCNVLLIQKSILRDAVNDLALHFLSKLNILVIKDIERDEVEFLSKSLGCRPISDIDLFTEDRLGSADLLEEIDSDGTKIVKITGVKSPNTKPTVSCIVRGANNVVLDETERSLHDALCVIRCLVKERALIAGGGAPEIEVSRTLMKEARALEGVEAFVWQEFAEALEVIPITLAENAGLNSIKVITELRSRHEKGEANAGISVRRSGTTNTYDEHILQPVLVSTSAITLASECVKSVLRIDDITFSR
- the CDC123 gene encoding cell proliferation protein CDC123 (similar to Ashbya gossypii ADR081C); protein product: MNDECNLPVDIPVTKKQIENCIFSHWYGKFKGHTPRAEIIKPLPISFIKYLEQDGIKLPMDKMENSYYNQDLELTVDNDYSDWEDAKDERDDDKHSTDGNESTIDPLSAFPELHEQLKKVIGKFKSVMPKLNWSAPKDATWILPNNSMRCSEVNDVYLLLNASNYIMYDLHHAFEECIAEEGGNHAGSVEYELILREWFNINPALEFRVFIRDGMILGVSQRDLNYYDYLATLKEKLKGSIKKFVYEVLLPRIQDQAIVVDLYIPRAFDKVWLIDMNPFSRRTDSLMFGWNELHNTHRVDGSDFELRLMTEHNIGRFATKEHSEHHVPTDILEASLNTETLRELTSKWKELLSLQEDEES